The sequence GCGAAAGAGCAGATTTATAACCGCTTCACACTGACGCCGGAAGGGGATGAACCGCTTCCCGGTGCCGTTCACTTCCCGAATAACCCGGATATTTTTGATCTGACCGAAGCGCAGCAGCTGACTGCTGAAGAGCAGGTCGAAAAATGGGTGGATGGCAGGAAAAAAATACTGTGGGACAGCAAAAAGCGACGCAATGAGGCACTCGACTGCTTCGTTTATGCGCTGGCGGCGCTGCGCATCAGTATTTCCCGCTGGCAGCTGGATCTCAGTGCGCTGCTGGCGAGCCTGCAGGAAGAGGATGGTGCAGCAACCAACAAGAAAACACTGGCAGATTACGCCCGTGCCTTATCCGGAGAGGATGAATGACGCGACAGGAAGAACTTGCCGCTGCCCGTGCGGCACTGCATGACCTGATGACAGGTAAACGGGTGGCAACAGTACAGAAAGACGGACGAAGGGTGGAGTTTACGGCCACTTCCGTGTCTGACCTGAAAAAATATATTGCAGAGCTGGAAGTGCAGACCGGCATGACACAGCGACKCAGGGGACCTGCAGGATTTTATGTATGAAAACGCCCACCATTCCCACCCTTCTGGGGCCGGACGGCATGACATCGCTGCGCGAATATGCCGGTTATCACGGCGGTGGCAGCGGATTTGGAGGGCAGTTGCGGTCGTGGAACCCACCGAGTGAAAGTGTGGATGCAGCCCTGTTGCCCAACTTTACCCGTGGCAATGCCCGCGCAGACGATCTGGTACGCAATAACGGCTATGCCGCCAACGCCATCCAGCTGCATCAGGATCATATCGTCGGGTCTTTTTTCCGGCTCAGTCATCGCCCAAGCTGGCGCTAKCTGGGCATCGGGGAGGAAGAAGCCCGTGCCTTTTCCCGCGAGGTTGAAGCGGCATGGAAAGAGTTTGCCGAGGATGACTGCTGCTGCATTGACGTTGAGCGAAAACGCACGTTTACCATGATGATTCGGGAAGGTGTGGCCMTGCACGCCTTTRACGGTGAACTGTTCGTTCAGGCCACCTGGGRTACCAGYTCGTCGCGGCTTTTCCGGACACMG comes from Marinifilum sp. JC120 and encodes:
- a CDS encoding phage terminase large subunit family protein; the protein is AKEQIYNRFTLTPEGDEPLPGAVHFPNNPDIFDLTEAQQLTAEEQVEKWVDGRKKILWDSKKRRNEALDCFVYALAALRISISRWQLDLSALLASLQEEDGAATNKKTLADYARALSGEDE
- a CDS encoding phage tail protein, which encodes MTRQEELAAARAALHDLMTGKRVATVQKDGRRVEFTATSVSDLKKYIAELEVQTGMTQRXRGPAGFYV
- a CDS encoding phage portal protein, producing MKTPTIPTLLGPDGMTSLREYAGYHGGGSGFGGQLRSWNPPSESVDAALLPNFTRGNARADDLVRNNGYAANAIQLHQDHIVGSFFRLSHRPSWRXLGIGEEEARAFSREVEAAWKEFAEDDCCCIDVERKRTFTMMIREGVAXHAFBGELFVQATWXTSSSRLFRTXFRMVSPKRISNPNNTGDSRNCRAGVQINDSGAALGYYVSEDGYPGWM